In the Methanothermobacter marburgensis str. Marburg genome, CTCGGAGTCATCCAATATACCACCTGCTCCCTATGGGGTCCTTCTAAGGTTGAAGTCAGCTATGGCGCTCTCCACCACCCTGATTATGGCGTCATCAAGTTCATCCTGCGAACCGTCCCGCACAATGGGTATGTTGTCGCAGTAGATGACCTCGAGCCCCGCCTCAAGGGCGTCCTTCGTTGCAACATCAACCGCAGCCGCCTTGAGCTCTGTCAGCATCACATCAGCGTCATCTATGTACCTCTCAATGTCCCGCTGTAGTAGCGGCCTGTTTGAAAGGTGTGGGGTTGTTCCGACGACCCTGCAGCGGTACTCAGACTCCAGGTATTCAACCAGGATATCCTTCACAGAGTCGGGGGCTGTGGTTGCAAATAGGACATTCTTTCCGCTGATATCCCCAAGTGGCTTTGGCCTGAAGACCGTGGTCACAACCTCTGCCTCTGGGTTCACGGATTCTATAAACTCAACGATCTCCTTAACCTTCTCATCATCTGCCATGGGCTCCTCGCACATTGTGAGTATCACAAGATCCGCCAGCCTTATCCTGAAGGGCCCGAAGAAGTTCTTTATATTTATGATGGGCTGGTTTGCACCAACAAGGACTATGTGTCTGTCTGACTTCACAGGGGGTATCGCAGCCCCGCTCCCCTCCAGGATTATGAAGTCGGCGTCAAGGCTGTTGGCTGTCTCAGCACCCCTCTTCATGTTGGTTATGAACACATCCCCCACCATACCGCCACCGCAGCGCCTGCAGCCAACCGTGAGTATCCGGCTCATGAGGGCGTCCTCCCAGTGGTCAGAGGCTGCATGAACCCCCCTGTCTGACTGTTCCATCAGGAACTCGGGGGTTATTTCTATCCTGTCACCCCTCACAATCTCTGGCTCCTCAGGGCCGCCTCGACCCATCGCCACAACACAGGGGTTGTATTCACGTTCATGGATCAGTCGGGCCGCATAGGCGGATACAGCGGTTTTACCTATCCTCTTACCTGTCCCGAGAATCTTGAGGGACGGTTTTTTGAGTATATCATATTCTGTGAGGGGCTGGAACTCAAAGTCAGGGCCCCTGTAGACTGCACCCTCCTCAAGGACAACCGATGCTATCCTGAACCTCTTTGAGTAGTCCAGGACGGGTTCATCGCTGAGGTCCATAACCGTGTCTGCACCGTACTTTCTGATGAGTCTGGCTATGAGGTCGTAGGGTATCCTGTGGGGATCATCACCGAAGTAGACGGGTCTTCCCATCATCTCGGTGTACTCCTCAGGTGATGATGTCCTGAGTTTTTCGGTTCCCCCGATGAAGATCAGTGCCCTGACGTCAATGTGCTCCATTGAGTCAAGGGTCTCAACAGCCGCCCTTGTCACAGGGAGGTAGTGCTCTCCATCAACAAGACAGATCATACTTTCTGTGGCCTTCATAAAAAACACCGTTTATGATATAAGTTGAAGGGAATATTAAAATAGTTGGTTTAGATGGATTAAACGAATATTTAGTTGGTTTCTGGCTGGCACCATATCTAAATTAGAAAAATTTAGATTTTGGAGAATGGATTGATGGTCTATTTTGCCTCCA is a window encoding:
- a CDS encoding cyclic 2,3-diphosphoglycerate synthase gives rise to the protein MKATESMICLVDGEHYLPVTRAAVETLDSMEHIDVRALIFIGGTEKLRTSSPEEYTEMMGRPVYFGDDPHRIPYDLIARLIRKYGADTVMDLSDEPVLDYSKRFRIASVVLEEGAVYRGPDFEFQPLTEYDILKKPSLKILGTGKRIGKTAVSAYAARLIHEREYNPCVVAMGRGGPEEPEIVRGDRIEITPEFLMEQSDRGVHAASDHWEDALMSRILTVGCRRCGGGMVGDVFITNMKRGAETANSLDADFIILEGSGAAIPPVKSDRHIVLVGANQPIINIKNFFGPFRIRLADLVILTMCEEPMADDEKVKEIVEFIESVNPEAEVVTTVFRPKPLGDISGKNVLFATTAPDSVKDILVEYLESEYRCRVVGTTPHLSNRPLLQRDIERYIDDADVMLTELKAAAVDVATKDALEAGLEVIYCDNIPIVRDGSQDELDDAIIRVVESAIADFNLRRTP